The DNA region TATTATAAATATAGTAGTATTAAAGTTTGCTCCATACACATTGGTATACCCGTTAACTTCCATTACTTACATATGGACATTTTTAATTTCAAAGTATTACCTCAAGGAAAAAACAACTACTTATCAATTGATAGGGATAGCTCTAATTATTTGTGGTACAGTTGTTATGGTATTGTGACTTCTACACAAAAAAGGAGATTGAAATGAAAGCCATCATCCTATCCGGAGGCACTGGTTCACGCCTGCATCCCTTAACTAAAGTTACAAACAAACACTTACTCCCGGTTGGAAAGTACCCAATGATATTCTATCCGGTATATAAGCTCCGTCAGGCTGGCCTGACGGATATCCTCATTGTCACAGGTAAGGATCATATGGGGGATGTCGTAAATCTTCTCGGTAGTGGTCGTGATATGGGTGTCTCCTTTACCTACAAAGTGCAGGACGAAGCTGGGGGCATTGCACAGGCTCTATATCTCGCAAAACAATTTGCCGGAGAAGAGCAGATTGCTGTCATTCTCGGCGATAACGTTTTTGAAGACGATATTTCTTCCTATGTGTCCAAATTCAAGCAACAGAAGTCAGGTGCCAAGATCCTGATTAAAGAAGTTTCAGATCCCCAGCGTTTTGGAGTACCGGAGCTTGAGGGTGATCGGATCGTCTCCATTGAAGAGAAGCCATCGTACCCGAAGTCGCAGTATGCAGTTACGGGAATTTATATGTATGATTCCTCCGTTTTTGATATCATTAAGACATTGAAACCCTCCC from Paenibacillus ihbetae includes:
- a CDS encoding DMT family transporter, encoding MIKTILLILLMTIMGSLGGLFFKKSTNHLGSKKIKLFLGLLTFGASLYFIGAIINIVVLKFAPYTLVYPLTSITYIWTFLISKYYLKEKTTTYQLIGIALIICGTVVMVL
- a CDS encoding sugar phosphate nucleotidyltransferase, with the protein product MKAIILSGGTGSRLHPLTKVTNKHLLPVGKYPMIFYPVYKLRQAGLTDILIVTGKDHMGDVVNLLGSGRDMGVSFTYKVQDEAGGIAQALYLAKQFAGEEQIAVILGDNVFEDDISSYVSKFKQQKSGAKILIKEVSDPQRFGVPELEGDRIVSIEEKPSYPKSQYAVTGIYMYDSSVFDIIKTLKPSPRGELEITDVNNAYIERGELTFDILQGWWTDAGTHASLARANELAKDVQFGDDFGKLKL